ATACGGAAACACTGCTAAGATGGCCGAGGAAATTGCATATGGAGCAAAAGAAGTTCCAAATACAAGTGTAACACTTCGAAGAATTGCGGATGACGTTCCTGCTGAAGTAATTTCGGAAAACCCCGAGTGGTCAAAAACTGTTGAAGACTTGACTAATAGGTATCCAACCAGTAAGATAGAAGATTTAGTAAAGGAAATGCCTAATTATGATGCAATTATCTTTGGATCACCTACAAGGTTTGGCAATATGGCTGCACCCATGAAAGCCCTCTGGGATCGCACTAGCGAATTATGGATGAAGGGATCCCTTATTGACAAGTTAGGTGCGGTGTTCACCGGAGCGGCTTCCGTCCATGGCGGTCAAGAAACAACTGCTATTTCAATGATGTTTCCCATGCTTCACCATGGAATGATAATTTTAGGTGTCCCTTATGCCGTTCCCGAATTAACTCAGAGTGGAAGTCCCTATGGTCCTAGTAGAATTGTCGGGCCCATGTCAAATAAGGAAATTACGGAGGCAGATACCAAGGTAGCACGAGCACTAGGAAAGAGAGTCTCAGAATTGGCACAGAAACTATCCTAGAATACCAAGGTTTGGAAAGCAGCACAGA
This Candidatus Nitrosocosmicus oleophilus DNA region includes the following protein-coding sequences:
- the wrbA gene encoding NAD(P)H:quinone oxidoreductase produces the protein MSEKISKILILFYSRYGNTAKMAEEIAYGAKEVPNTSVTLRRIADDVPAEVISENPEWSKTVEDLTNRYPTSKIEDLVKEMPNYDAIIFGSPTRFGNMAAPMKALWDRTSELWMKGSLIDKLGAVFTGAASVHGGQETTAISMMFPMLHHGMIILGVPYAVPELTQSGSPYGPSRIVGPMSNKEITEADTKVARALGKRVSELAQKLS